The following nucleotide sequence is from Centropristis striata isolate RG_2023a ecotype Rhode Island chromosome 7, C.striata_1.0, whole genome shotgun sequence.
AGCAGCCTCATTGTTTTCTGCTCCACACTGTATCAGAGGTGTACTTGCTGTATTAAGATATCGCTAAAGCAAACATTTCCTCCTTTTTACTACTTCTTCTTAAAGGCTTTCCACTTGCAAACCACAGGAAGGAAGCAGCATTTGTCACCGACGTTGGCTTCTGACGGCTGCTGTTAATTAAAACTTGGCCTGCACAGCAagatatgattttatttttctgtttctttatgTCAGTGGAGCATTTAAAAAGAGCTACAGGAGTTTACTGCAGTTTCAACGAATCAGCAAACCTCCAACAAGTAATCCAGCTTAGTAACTTTTGctgtatctcttttttttttatggactTGGGCCTAATACCACTTTCCATACGGGTTAGGCAATATGACCAAAAACTTCTATAATCGTCTCTTCACTGTAACCAAGCAGCAACAATAGCAAACTGGTGGAGTGAATAGTTAATGTCTGTTTCATAACAGTGTGTGTACTTCTACACTTTGTCTTACCTAAAAGAAACGGCTGTGCCGGATCAGATGAGCATTCacccaaataaaaacaataaagccTTCATGAGACAGTATATATCCTCCACAATAATTAGCTTTTTGTCTCCTGTTTATTAGTGTTAGGCAATATAACCAAAATCTTCTATAATGGTGTTTACTGCAGTTTGTACAAATCAGCAAACCTCCAAGTAATGTTGCTTAGTAAGTTttgctgtatcttttttttttttactgacttgGGCTGTTACTGCTGCACGCTTAAAGCATTTCTTAAGGCACAGCTCCATGTGGTATCCCAACCGTATGGAAAGCGGTATTATTGGCACACATTAAAGCGATACCAGTGCCATTGCTTTTCCTATAGCAAGGATTGTGAGTATGAGTAAGATGGGCTTCAGCTGCACAGAGTCTGTAGAAAATGTAAAGAACAGGATGTTGGAACTCAATagcatattttttcttttcacttttcgTATGTACTTCAGCTGTTCTTACAAACTATGTACTGGTGTATGAAGTATGCATATATATAATGCCTTTAACCCTCACCCTCTTGATTATGTATATGCTATTTCATGCTGCACAaaggattgtgggtcagaatagCCTGAAAAGCATCCTCgcttgcatactgcaaaatACAACTGGACGTAGTAGGCTTGTCATGATTTTAACAATATCCACTTatcatacaatatatatatatatatatatatatatatatatatatatataaagtcattttgatttgatttgatttgatttggtagcctggctaacgccagactatatcacaaatgagatatagtctggagaccacctattcatttttccgttttggaggcgtggtttacaatcgcccagagccgtttattgggcgctacgaatgtctgtacgtagctcttagccaatcgtatcagttataccagatgacatatgtagagtgacagaaattcGAGGAAGCATCGAGCAAGACaacgactgatgtttacatagccagactagcccatctctactttgggactaaaatgctcaattctgcttctgcaacatttttctgcagcatgctccgtagtttcagctcacagtctaccagctgtgtatgtgtgtctgtgtctgtgtatctgtgtctgtgtctctgtctgtgtctgtgtgtgtctgtgtctgtgtgtgtgtgtctgtgtgagagtaTGGGTTAATTTTTGCTAACCACAATATTGCCAGTTGCAACTCGCACGCATTTCCAGTTAAAAGTTGGAGATGCAAGATTAAATGGGGAAAtgggtgtgtttttatgatgcTCTACTGACTGTGTCTTGTTTAACTTTTTGTGCCCAAACATGGTGTCTAATTGTTGGTGTTTGTTTTGCATTAATGCAGCTCTGCCTATGACCGGGACAACAAGATCCGTGTGGCCATTAAGAAGATCAGCCCTTTTGAGCACCAGACGTACTGCCAACGCACCCTGAGAGAGATCAAAATCCTTCTGCGCTTCAAACATGAGAACATCATCGGCATCAACGACATCATCCGCACACCGACCATCGACCAGATGAAGGACGTGTATCTTTTTACTGACACTTCTCATGATTTTAGATCTCAGTTCTAATGTATTTAATGTGACTGCAGTTTAATTGATGGGCTTCAGTTTGATTCTTTATGTCATTATTGATCATTTCCTTACATTTGAAGTTGCTGTTGTTGCTTGCtgttaaaatatttgtattttttcaaatatgtttGTGCTTTTATTCTAATATacttcaaacatttaaaatgatttctttgtgttactgttggagtcagtcTTACACTACAGCATTTGTAGAGCTTTTCAGTTGTATTTATTACATAATAGCCACCTGTCACCATATATTTGGCAGAGATGCTCTTCACTGTAGctcagcagcaacagcaacaaactgGTGGAGTGAATAGTTAGTTTCATAACACAGTGTGTGTATTTCTACACTTTGTCTCACTTAAAAGAAACGGCTGTGCCGGATCAGATGAGGATTCacccaaataaaaacattaaagcctTCATAAAACATATATCCTCCACAATAATTAGCTTATTGTCTCCTAGTTATTAGGGTTGGGCAATATGACCAAAATATACTATAATGATGCATATAAATTTATATCACAGCAATGGtatatatcacattaaaattgtttaaaagaAGTATACcataatattaattttatttggaACTTccatacaaacaaaaacaactgctTCATATCACTCAACACAAGTTTTAAGGTTCCTGAGAACAATAATCTCAAGTGTTGTAGGTTTTAAGGTTAAGCCTTTTCCTGCTGTGTATTTTACGACCTCACTCTCCAGCTCCATGTGTGCCAAAACCACGTTACTTTGCCATGCAGCTGGGTTTGCAAGAATCAAGAAAAAGTTCTCCAGATGGAAACTTTCCACTGTTGCAGGGTATATATCGTCATATTGATACGGCTCAGTGCATTTTAGCTACAAGATCAGCAGCTCATTTAACCACAGTGACACCTTTTTGTGTGGTTGCCCAAATCAAGTCAGCAGTTTGACTGTTTTTCATGGTGTCGACCTGCAGGAACAACAAAATGAGGATAACTGTCTGAGCTAAGTGAtgcaatgtttttcattttctttgcaaTGCTCTCAAAATCCAATTTGAGTGTGGCAGTAAAACCCTAAATGTAGTTTGGAGACTTTGGCTTGgcagtaaaaaagaaacagaaaatcatGGATTAGGACTTTGATAAATTCATTCCTTCATACAGGCTGCTATACAAACATATTGATCTGCTTGAAATGAGTCCGGTTAGAGAGTCATAATGTCTGTTTCGGCTGCTTTTTCAGTTGATTTCCCAGCCTTTATGTGCTACCTAGAGGTCTGACGGATTTAATGTGGTCCAGGTGGGAATAAAACACTCACTTATATAAACGGCAAGAAGttatttatttgatatattAAACTGCCTTTACACAGATTGTGTCGTCACGATATAAAAGTAGAAGTTCTTTAACCTGGACCCTGTGCAGATATATTGTCCAGGATCTCATGGAGACAGACCTGTACAAGCTCCTGAAGACTCAACACCTGAGCAACGACCACATCTGCTACTTCCTCTACCAGATCCTTCGAGGGCTCAAGTACATCCACTCTGCCAACGTCCTGCACCGCGACCTGAAGCCCTCCAACCTTCTGCTCAACACCACCTGTGATCTCAAGGTAGAAGCCCCTTTTCATATTGCATTTCCTGCAAAAGTTCCATTAAAAGCCTGGCGTCATTTCACCTAAAGACATTAGCCGgatttcctttagggggaagagtgacCGCTGGgagagtctcaggccacgccctctctaatgtccgctcactcagtgtgtctccattacaaataaaggccccagagggattaagagactctggaggtgacgtatggtttttgatcgtagcttaatcgcttagcaacagtttcgaccgtgatcacatatgcgacggattaaacacgagagatgcaactgtggccgccgtcgctaactgtgcacaacagcagcagctgtttatgaacaaagcagcatggctaattatgcacagcatctccgctaAACATAAATCGTGAtcatgaattaaccggcatcgctaactgtgcacagagtgtccggtgcttgtacAGAgatcacctcctgcagcagcagcacatacacactgaactgatacagagctaactgttggcctgttagcagactggacactaaggggttaacatcccctccggctctgtgactgcagctgggaaagactgctgcaggaggactgtgccgctttgacTCGTTCTTAGTCCTCTTAACGAGCTGCCGGCCCCCACGGCTCGTTAAGAGAACGAGTCTCCTGTaataccagaaaaagttgctggatttgtcgccagtctctttttaaaaaaaaaaaaaaaaaaaattgtcgctaagggggtctgaaaagtcgctaaatatagcaacaaagaacaaagaatggctcatattcaaattaggggcgtttcggtgagtgagacccgcctcattccgggtattgggactgtaatggaaacacccatATTCATTCTGATTCTGCAATGGCGTAATATTGATGTCCATTCAAATTGCAGTCCAGCATTATGGAACGAAGTGGGAGGAGACTGTCGTGgcgtgtaacagagcagcagcagtagatgTAGAATAAGCGACGGCAGCAGcgagtgcattcaaaacaataatgGTTGAAGACCTGCCGTCGTCGCCgtagagattctacagacttaagcaaagttgttctgcttttggctgaacatgattcgattactgtcagactcaagtgagaggcgtgAATATCACAGCTTTAAACAGCAGTCTGAAGGGGGCTGGTGTTAGTAGAAATTACATTGGGGTGATTTAGAGGCTTATGTTCAGTCACTGATAATCCTTCTTaatcttttgtttcttatttaatATTGGTGGATGATTTACATGCCAAACATAACAGAATCTGCTTTTTGGGCCtacgttttattatttttaggttcTAATTTTAGAGTCTAAAATGCTGGCAGAGAAACACTGAGCACTGATACCTCGATAAAGACAATATGTCCCCCTGAAGAGTACAAAGCAGCCATGCAAACGATTGCTCTAAAGGCTCAGAACATGTTATCCAACCTGTTGATGTTTTAACCCTTCAGTAAAATGACATCCAGTTTATTTAGATCTTGCATGTCTTTCATTGTCTTTCTGCAGATCTGTGATTTTGGTTTGGCCCGCGTGGCCGACCCCGACCACGATCACACCGGTTTCCTAACAGAGTATGTAGCCACTCGTTGGTACCGAGCACCTGAGATCATGCTCAACTCCAAGGTGAGTGTCCACGCTGACAGGTAAATTATTCAATGGATTAGCGAAATTTGTTAGCAGggtttctttcatttctttgtttgttttgctagGACATGTGGAAATGTGTTCTCTGTTTGTGGTTAAAACCTCAGTCATgcagttttaatttttatttatttattttttaccttaaatgatctgtgttgttttttcaaaccTTTAATTTAGCTTGTGAAACATGCAGAGGTTGGAGAATTGGCCTTTAATCCTCCAGACTTATTACAATACACATTTATGCtgtgttaactctatggagtctggggctattttgtccatttttgtaagtcattttgtgtcttttttgtgttttttggtcattttgtgtctattttagccattttgtatcttttattagtcattttgtgtctttctttttggtcattttgtgtcttttttttttgtcattttgtgtcttttggtcattttgtgtcttttttagtcctttagtccaacataaaatgtgattttgcatcttttttttactttcaaaacactatcatgctcaataaataatgtaaatgttgcaaatgtgaacaaaggtgtcaaatctaacatataagagggttccatccagttctatcattttatgctaaatctatttgagcttgtctccagttttacttggtatatcatcatcaaactgaaactggcctcatggagtttacagccagaactttagaggtaaatttacagtagggctccacgctgctttgttttctagtctggatggagtcaacaagtctggattatttggagcttttggagactccacagggttaatacTGTGCATGAAATAGTCCACCAGGTGATATTATCTTGATTTTAAATGTGCTGTAGTCATGACTGTCTGTTTGTTCTCTTTAAATCTCAGGGCTATACCAAGTCCATAGACATCTGGTCAGTGGGCTGCATCCTGGCTGAGATGTTGTCCAACAGGCCAATCTTTCCCGGGAAGCACTACTTGGATCAGCTTAACCACATTTTGGgtaattattctttttatttacaatGTTTTTAGGATCAATGTGGTCTTGTAATATTGTCATTTAACCAATCAACAACTGCccaatgtctttttctttgtttatggcaaattaaaaaagaaaattctgtGCTTATTTGACCTCTTCCTCTCTGAAaaagtggaggaggagcagcagggggGACACATTTCTTAGCAGGATAACATGAAtcttaaaaaagtttaaagacACTTAAACGGTCGAATTATAAAACTTGCTATTATTTGCATAAACTTGTGTTCTCAAGTGAATATGTTTTTGTAGGAAAGATTTGGAAAAGCTGGAGGTCGATTTCAGTACACTTTGAAACCAATTATTGTATAAACATGGTTCCCACAAGGTCTTAAGGTAGTAATGTTAAAGTTTTTTAAGTTTAGGAATATGCTTAAATTGGAATATAATCCTTAAGAAATGCTTGACTTTTAACATATTCTGGTGTTTCATGGACACAGTCATTCATGTAAACCAAAAatcttgtgtatatatatatatatatatatatatataaaatgaaactATCTCCTTGGCACATTTGTTTGTTGCCTACTGACGTCTCGCAACAGacaaaacatgcatttaaattCAAAGATCCATTTATAGTAACAATTTAATTGTGATGATAAAGAGCTCTGAGTATGGAAATCTTTGGTTTAGTTGCCttgaaattgcttgaaaaaatGTACTCTTAAAAAGCTGCACAAACCCTTTATAAACAGCagacacaatattttattagaaTTATTATATTCTGAATCACTAACATTAGAACCATGTTTGCTGCAGTGGAAGCGGTTAAGATATTTACCTCTTATGTGGTTAAACACAACAAATTTCATATGTAAAATGAAGAGTATATGGGTCAGTGACGTGATCTAacgcagtgtcagttggtgtaaccagtcttttttttcataaagatctgattatttacaggaaaataaatgtgaacttaaatgagaaaaaaaaatacaatccatgtttacattgcaacattatggtatataacacattttacatattttgtctgaactttagaaaaaaatggttgttttaagaatatgttatgctcaatattgacgaaatgtaggaatactcagaaatatgttttttaaaatgaagtaattaaacGTATAAGTCcgcttaaatacactgtaggtggaaaaagtttatataaatatatatatttatgtttaatttgtggttacaccatttgacatcttgccaacccttatttgtcactgacccatatacTGCATATTGTGCATATATTTATCTtgattatatgtatatttacaataaatatatcATGGTGGTTGTAGCAAATGTCAGTAACTAATTTTTCCCTTTTAAGTTGAGACAAATGTCCTTTTGTTACAAAATGCAGAAAGGATTTGACAACTTTGGACTTGAAATAAACTTTCACACTTTCCGTCAGTAGCAACAGCTTCCTGGTGCCAGTCCACAGAGGCTGTAGCTGTTaatattcatttataaagttGTACTTCTTGTGTGTTGCTGCTAGACCACATATTGCTTCTCCCATCTGTCACTTTGTTGTGCCCTCAGACTGTTACTTACTTAAAAAACTTactgggaaaaaaagtagacTGTGTGTTAAATTTAGAGTGGTGCACTTGTGTAATTATTCTCTATAATCTCCTCTTTGTCCTGCAGGGATCCTGGGTTCTCCCTCTCAGGAGGATCTCAACTGCATCATCAACATTAAGGCCAGGAACTATCTTTTGTCGCTGCCTCTGCGCTGCAAAGTGCCGTGGAACCGCCTCTTCCCCAACGCTGATCCCAAAGGTGAGAACCAGCACAAACTCTTTGTGTTTACCGCTGAATTTCTTTGATTATTGTTCATCTTTGAGAGGTTGTACTGCAGAGAATGGAGAGTTGCCACCATCAAACAATTTCCTGAGATAATTCATGAACAGAATATCATTTTATAAGGCACACAAAAGGTAAAGGTGGCAAAGGGACAAGACACTTACCCACCGCCACAGCAGTGAAGAGAAACTAAAGTGGTCATTTCTGGGGTGGGATGTGTGGTAAAATCTGTGGTAATCTGTCCAAAATGGTGTTCCTCATTTGCGAGGTAAGATACTACtgaacaaaaggtttctcagtggtttacagtaGTATCAGATGTACTTACAAATATACTAAAAGTTTACCCATTTTTGACTCCAAGAAAAGCCCCATTTTCAAAACCTCCTggtctttaaaatgaccattactccttttagtcaggaggcggagctaaataaaggggacacgccggacaaaatcgccacattttttccacatgctctccatcaccagaagtttcaatttttgatgggagccacttcatcaagatggtggatcggagatggcagccatataaaatctatgagaaccattatatcttccaagccactcagaaggtcaatgttggtgtcaaaatctacattttctgggtcaaagaatcatttaaagctattgagaatatcactagatgattattcgATCTAATAGATGTGTTCATTTTGACCATCTATTTACATAATTTCCAACTCATTAATAAAGGTCATATACGGTACATATATTTtgcaaaaatgaataacatgcataaatttaattgaactttattagcttcactcatattatttattacatttacaacctcAAAGATGTGATCAGTTCCAGTGAGACTTCCTGTATGAGCACCTTCACCACAGACACTTTACAGTTTCCCTTCACTAATTACACATTTCTCCTTTCTCATATGTCTTTGTCTAGTGTTGGTGCTTCCTGTCatcttgaaaatgaaaaaccttTCTAGAGTTCAGATTttggtaaacttttagtatgttattaaggacatctaatactacaagaaacagctgagaaaccttttgttagaattttttagggtgttttttttcatatactGATGAAAGATTAAGAGCTTTTGACAATCAAAAACAGCCTGCTGCACAATCCTTCAATCAAAAAAACGACATGAAAAGACCCGAATATTTAACTATTCACgtatttgtttgggtttttttggacaTTGATTTTCCTTTTCTAGAATCCTTAAAAACGAATTCCTTGAATTAAACCGAAAGACACAGTTTGCAGCGCATTGTTTCCattgcagctctgtgtgtgagtgagtttaattgattatttaatATGGAATTTTCTTTTATAAGTACCTCATGCGTAGCCTCTACCTGTGGGGGCTGTCTGGATTAAGAGGTTTTAACTTTTAACGGTTGCTGGACATCAGAAGAGAACcgattattttctgttttaagaTTTGTTTGCATGCTTCCATTGTGATTTCAGGGAACAAAACTGTCTTGATTAACTGCAGCAGATCAACAAATCACTCCCAGACAGCTCAGGAATGCctaataaaatgtgtaaaagtagaaataaaagtgtttctCATAGTTTTAAATGAATCAGTTTGTAGGGTGTGatggtgccctctagtggtcagGGACGCTCATTGTTGATCAGAATCCTGTTGAATCATGTCGTCCTTTTCTGTGCTGCAGCTCTCGACCTGTTGGACAAGATGTTGACCTTTAACCCTCACAAGAGGATCGAGGTGGAGGAGGCCCTGGCGCACCCTTACCTGGAGCAGTATTACGACCCCACAGATGAGGTGAGACGCTCATCTTGGGATGTTAGATTTCAGTTTGTGCTATCTCTGCCTATCTGGATAAGTATGTGCATCTGTTATGTTCCTCTATTCTTCAATCAGTTGCTCAGTAGGATTAAAACCTGAAGTCTCCTCTGTACATTTACACCAACATTTCCATTCCAATCCccttttttcaatttatttagcACGTTTATAGCAAACACAGGGTTTTCATagtgctgcacaaaaagataaacacaatagatcaggggtgtcaaactcaaatgacTTACCTGGAGGcagtttcaaaatgaccaaaaaaagacacagaattaccaaaaaaaagacacaaaatgactgaaaaaacacaaaattacttaaaaaaaagacacaaaatgtccaaaaaggcacaaattgcaaaagaagacacaaaatgaccaaaaaatgcaccgaattaccaaaaaagacacaaaattatttaaaaaagaaacaaaatgaccaaaaaaagacatataattaccaaaaaagacacaaaattattaaaaaacacatacaattatttaaaaaaagacacaaaattagtaatttaaaaagtaattaaagggaccttccacacacaacacagtaaagtgccattcatataaaacccacattaaactttcatatcaaggtgagggccacaaaatatcgtcacgagggccacaattggcccgtgggccaattaaacgataaaatacaataggataaaatagaaaaaaaattgaataaaataaaaataaatataatgcacTGCCCACACAAAATAAACTATGCATGTTtacacacaaaatcattaaaaaaaatcataaaatccaAATTTCTTCTCTGTGCAGCCTGTTGCAGAGGCTCCATTCAAGTTCGACATGGAGCTGGATGACCTACCCAAAGAGACACTGAAGGAGCTCATCTTTGAAGAAACTGCACGTTTCCAGACGGCCTTTAGGTCCTAACATCACACACAGGTGAGTCCACACTAACCTGCAGCCTGGTTTATACCCTGAACACCAACTAAAACTCATGAGAGCAATGAGAAGTTCAGGCACACATCAATATTACCTCATAAGTCTTGAAACAAGCAACTTTTTCGAGGGTGATCCTCGTCTCCGCCTCTGCTTTTAAAACGCAGTCGAGTTGAGAGTCCATCAGGAAAACTACTTCAAACTCTAAAAGTGGGAGTGAATGGCTTTACAGCTCCAAAAAGTACTGATTCAtttgtgttaaatttaacaactCGACACTTAAGAGCTGAACAAAGTCCTCTCACAGAACACTTTAATATAGATTTCAATTTTGAGAGTTTGAGAGTTTGAAGAAGAGGTTCTTCACGAGGATAAAAACCATCCATCTAAACGGGAACTTCACCACCACATCAACTATAATTCAGCTTCATTGCTTTCTGTTTGCAGCCAAAGCAAAACTCAGAACAGTCctgtgtttttaaccctttgatgcacaacatggtctaaagtgacccgactaagtttttatattctatatctttgcaataaattaatttcatcattcagtattccaggttttcctcaaataacttgtttttgatcatcatacatcctaattttttgttttaatttcttactttttgaataaaacccctttttttaatcactacacttctaatgcacacggacatttttgacccatgttgttcattagaaggtgtttatatgttgtcaccaatttaaaatctgacaa
It contains:
- the mapk1 gene encoding mitogen-activated protein kinase 1 → MATAAPAGCGPSPGSGSGTELVRGQAFDVGPRYSNLSYIGEGAYGMVCSAYDRDNKIRVAIKKISPFEHQTYCQRTLREIKILLRFKHENIIGINDIIRTPTIDQMKDVYIVQDLMETDLYKLLKTQHLSNDHICYFLYQILRGLKYIHSANVLHRDLKPSNLLLNTTCDLKICDFGLARVADPDHDHTGFLTEYVATRWYRAPEIMLNSKGYTKSIDIWSVGCILAEMLSNRPIFPGKHYLDQLNHILGILGSPSQEDLNCIINIKARNYLLSLPLRCKVPWNRLFPNADPKALDLLDKMLTFNPHKRIEVEEALAHPYLEQYYDPTDEPVAEAPFKFDMELDDLPKETLKELIFEETARFQTAFRS